The following proteins come from a genomic window of Leptospira bandrabouensis:
- a CDS encoding SCO family protein — MIILNRYIIYILFIIINFSSCGWYHREEGEKDSNLTFFDTPKKDKLPYYRGKDLEAFWVDKNEEPNSARKVDPFIFQNQLGQNIDESHFKGKITVVSFFFARCHGICPNIIRNLKFVQSEITNTKNIQIVSYSVTPDLDTPAELKKFAEEKGIYSKNWNLLTGDREKIFAVARNTFQADTNTINKNPIKDFVHSEQIFLIDPNLNFRGVYNGNRGESIKTMLDDMKLLVGEFSFIQ; from the coding sequence ATGATCATTTTGAATCGTTATATTATTTATATTTTATTTATTATCATCAATTTTTCCTCTTGTGGTTGGTATCACCGTGAGGAAGGAGAAAAAGATTCCAATTTAACGTTCTTTGATACTCCAAAAAAAGATAAGTTACCTTATTATCGAGGTAAAGATTTAGAAGCTTTTTGGGTGGATAAAAATGAAGAACCAAATTCTGCAAGAAAGGTAGACCCTTTTATATTTCAAAACCAACTAGGTCAAAACATAGACGAATCCCACTTTAAAGGAAAAATTACAGTCGTATCGTTTTTCTTTGCTAGGTGCCACGGAATTTGTCCTAATATTATTAGAAATTTGAAATTTGTTCAATCTGAAATTACAAATACTAAAAATATTCAAATTGTTTCTTACTCAGTAACTCCTGATTTAGATACTCCGGCGGAATTAAAAAAATTTGCGGAGGAAAAGGGAATTTATTCCAAAAACTGGAATTTGTTAACAGGCGACCGTGAAAAAATCTTTGCAGTAGCTCGTAATACTTTTCAAGCAGATACTAACACAATTAATAAAAACCCTATAAAAGATTTTGTTCACTCGGAACAAATATTTTTAATCGATCCTAATTTAAACTTTCGTGGAGTTTATAATGGAAATCGAGGTGAGTCTATAAAAACCATGTTAGACGACATGAAACTGTTAGTTGGAGAATTTTCATTCATTCAGTAA
- a CDS encoding PAS domain-containing protein yields MKKNKKENLIPPSSVKGEDKKQELILRQMETLGKLGHWEVDFVNQTLHWSEGVFRILEMDPSSMPVDLEKGYLFVHPEDRELATLHMNEVLEKGISYDLECRLVTTTGKVKFVHSRAEVVRNEKNEPMQIVGIFQDVTEQREAYYKLKQQEMRLSTILQSEPECVKVVSPDGVLIEMNPAGLNMIEADCPEDAIGQKIESLIFPADLKFYRSLHQNALKGIKSSARFRIIGMKGTERWMESTAVPLTNQFGEVNSVLSVTRDISEKVINEEKLIRIKRNQEALINGTSDLIWSIDANFRLVAANQSFLSLLSFLQQATAKEGDSVLVKTIGEDFYLKWKGYYERGLSGESFTSYENFISPITKLEEHKEVYFNPIQNAEGQITGLACFSKDITDLMTKRMELVASEKRYRALVENGIDVIAILTTEGKAKYVSPSVTKVLGYSEADAMHMNIFDFLHPDDIPKIRKRLEEVCKIPIGNSLPSHNFRIKHLDGTWRWVESTITNLIEDESIGGIVDNFHDITERKTQIDAIQIQNQKLRDIAWTQSHVVRSPLATIMGLVELIRTGSLTKEEEYKTLQYLLESANELDQVIGAIVRKSQEVILPEFNSKS; encoded by the coding sequence GTGAAAAAAAACAAAAAAGAAAATTTAATCCCACCTTCTTCGGTAAAAGGAGAAGACAAAAAGCAAGAGCTGATCCTAAGACAAATGGAAACTCTTGGGAAACTCGGCCATTGGGAGGTCGATTTTGTTAATCAAACTTTACATTGGTCGGAAGGTGTTTTTCGCATTTTAGAAATGGATCCTTCATCGATGCCAGTCGACTTGGAGAAAGGATATTTATTTGTCCACCCAGAGGACCGAGAACTTGCGACCTTACATATGAATGAGGTTTTAGAAAAAGGAATCAGCTACGATTTAGAATGTAGGCTTGTGACCACCACCGGCAAAGTCAAATTTGTGCATTCCCGCGCTGAGGTAGTTCGCAATGAAAAAAATGAACCAATGCAAATTGTCGGAATTTTCCAAGATGTTACGGAACAAAGAGAAGCTTATTATAAATTAAAACAGCAAGAGATGCGTTTAAGCACCATTCTCCAGTCGGAACCGGAATGTGTAAAAGTAGTTTCCCCTGATGGAGTTCTTATCGAGATGAATCCAGCTGGTCTCAACATGATTGAGGCAGATTGTCCTGAAGATGCCATTGGTCAAAAAATTGAATCACTTATCTTTCCTGCCGATTTAAAATTTTACAGATCCTTACACCAAAATGCTTTAAAAGGAATTAAATCCAGTGCTCGTTTCCGTATCATTGGAATGAAGGGAACGGAACGTTGGATGGAAAGCACTGCTGTACCGTTAACCAACCAATTTGGGGAAGTCAATTCGGTTCTAAGTGTAACTCGTGATATTTCCGAAAAGGTCATAAACGAGGAAAAACTGATAAGAATCAAACGTAACCAAGAAGCATTGATTAATGGTACTTCAGATTTAATTTGGTCAATTGATGCTAACTTTCGTTTGGTGGCTGCTAATCAATCATTTTTAAGCTTACTAAGTTTTTTGCAACAAGCAACTGCAAAAGAAGGGGACTCCGTACTTGTTAAAACGATTGGTGAAGATTTTTACCTCAAGTGGAAAGGATATTATGAAAGAGGACTCTCTGGTGAATCTTTTACTAGTTATGAAAATTTTATAAGTCCTATCACAAAGCTGGAAGAACATAAAGAGGTTTATTTTAATCCAATCCAAAATGCAGAAGGCCAAATCACAGGCCTTGCTTGTTTTTCAAAAGACATCACTGATTTAATGACAAAACGAATGGAATTGGTTGCCAGTGAAAAAAGATATCGAGCCCTGGTAGAAAATGGAATTGATGTGATTGCTATATTAACCACTGAAGGCAAAGCAAAGTATGTCTCTCCGTCTGTTACAAAAGTATTGGGATATTCGGAAGCAGATGCTATGCATATGAATATATTCGATTTTTTACATCCAGATGATATTCCAAAAATTAGAAAACGATTGGAAGAAGTTTGTAAGATTCCCATCGGAAATTCTCTCCCCAGTCATAATTTCAGAATCAAACATCTGGATGGTACCTGGAGGTGGGTGGAATCCACGATCACCAATTTAATCGAAGATGAATCCATTGGCGGAATTGTGGACAATTTTCACGATATTACGGAACGCAAAACACAAATCGATGCCATCCAAATCCAAAACCAAAAGTTAAGAGATATTGCGTGGACTCAGTCGCATGTGGTCCGAAGTCCTCTAGCAACGATTATGGGTCTTGTGGAACTCATTCGGACCGGTAGTTTGACGAAAGAGGAAGAATATAAAACTCTGCAGTATTTGCTCGAATCAGCAAACGAATTGGACCAAGTGATTGGTGCAATTGTGCGAAAGTCGCAGGAAGTGATTCTTCCTGAATTTAATTCAAAATCTTAA